One window from the genome of Macaca fascicularis isolate 582-1 chromosome 7, T2T-MFA8v1.1 encodes:
- the LOC102134080 gene encoding dynamin-2-like isoform X1: MAPTASCTPWTHSWSGKWKPPRTWRTPIWPLSTTPCGTSRPRSSSSQSCCPPWRPEIEPAGQPGVLSLYSCGDQNTLMEESAEHAQRCAEMLRMHHMLKEALSVIGDINTGTISTPTWSVDNFWLQVLRVLAGRRYEGWPPRPQSPPAPMAEPGALGTGSVPKLTDVGALWNHQRAHGLWCKG, translated from the exons ATGGCTCCGACAGCTTCATGCACTCCATGGACTCACAGCTGGAGCGGCAAATGGAAACCACCCAGAACCTGGAGAACTCCTATATGGCCATTGTCAACAACACCATGTGGGACCTCACG ACCAAGGAGTTCATCTTCTCAGAGCTGCTGTCCACCCTGGCGCCCTGAAATTGAACCTGCCGGACAACCAGGAGTCCTATCCCTGTACTCGTGTGGGGACCAGAACACGCTGATGGAGGAGTCAGCAGAGCATGCACAGCGGTGCGCCGAGATGCTGCGCATGCACCACATGCTGAAGGAGGCGCTCAGCGTCATCGGCGACATCAACACGGGCACCATCAGCACGCCCACGTGGTCTGTGGACAACTTCTGGCTGCAGGTGCTGAGAGTCCTTGCTGGACGCAGGTACGAGGGCTGGCCCCCAAGGCCCCAAAGTCCCCCAGCCCCCATGGCTGAGCCTGGGGCTCTTGGAACAGGCTCTGTGCCCAAGCTGACAGACGTGGGTGCTCTCTGGAACCATCAGAGAGCTCATGGTTTATGGTGTAAGGGCTGA
- the LOC102134080 gene encoding dynamin-1-like isoform X2: MAPTASCTPWTHSWSGKWKPPRTWRTPIWPLSTTPCGTSRPRSSSSQSCCPPWRPEIEPAGQPGVLSLYSCGDQNTLMEESAEHAQRCAEMLRMHHMLKEALSVIGDINTGTISTPTWSVDNFWLQVLRVLAGRSRSGPASPSHPESPRPSFDL; encoded by the exons ATGGCTCCGACAGCTTCATGCACTCCATGGACTCACAGCTGGAGCGGCAAATGGAAACCACCCAGAACCTGGAGAACTCCTATATGGCCATTGTCAACAACACCATGTGGGACCTCACG ACCAAGGAGTTCATCTTCTCAGAGCTGCTGTCCACCCTGGCGCCCTGAAATTGAACCTGCCGGACAACCAGGAGTCCTATCCCTGTACTCGTGTGGGGACCAGAACACGCTGATGGAGGAGTCAGCAGAGCATGCACAGCGGTGCGCCGAGATGCTGCGCATGCACCACATGCTGAAGGAGGCGCTCAGCGTCATCGGCGACATCAACACGGGCACCATCAGCACGCCCACGTGGTCTGTGGACAACTTCTGGCTGCAGGTGCTGAGAGTCCTTGCTGGACGCAG CCGATCGGGTCCTGCAAGTCCATCCCATCCTGAGAGCCCCAGGCCCTCCTTCGACCTCTAA
- the LOC135971769 gene encoding golgin subfamily A member 8B-like, translating to MFLSFSFSTCLAFLLKVQIQKLNVQKKKLIIDVYRTKRSLIYFEEESKDLAARLQRSSQRTEELERALSAVTATQKAAADKSSMRSKTPLKTQLERSLQERALLKAHVTQVKESLKLVQLQRDEYAEHIKAERAQWQETMRKMSQELCTLKKEKLHDMHRVEELERSLSQLKHQMAEPQPPERPAVPAEEELQHLRKELERVSAELQAHVENHQHNNENKGALYLEMQVEELQEKLGQVNETGTSIQKEPEAAVPAPGTGGESVSGETPQALQEVMEKLESGLMDLLEEKADLRERVEKLEHRFTQYWRERCHQKIKQLITEPEGRATEATPGGGHHQAGPRRRDEGGAARAAGVAVAAGADRNKGHRKFLAAAQSPDNEPGPEAPPPQELGAAHKLGDLCELSLSVSAETGQGEAREGSPHDNPTAQPITQEHQEHQEHPGLGSNRCVPFFCWAWLRRRRR from the exons atgtttctttccttctctttcagcaCTTGCTTGGCTTTTCTCCTAAAGGTTCAAATCCAGAAATTGAAcgtacagaaaaagaaactaattatTGACGTGTATCGCACGAAACGCTCTCTCATATACTTTGAAG AAGAGTCGAAGGATTTGGCTGCCCGCCTGCAACGTTCATCGCAGCGTACGGAAGAGTTAGAGCGGGCTCTGTCTGCTGTCACCGCCACACAGAAGGCGGCGGCGGACAAG TCCTCGATGCGTAGTAAAACACCTCTCAAGACGCAGTTAGAGCGGTCCTTACAGGAGCGGGCACTGCTGAAAGCGCACGTGACACAG GTGAAGGAATCGCTGAAGCTAGTACAGCTACAGAGAGATGAATATGCTGAACATATAAAAGCAGAGAGGGCCCAGTGGCAGGAGACGATGAGGAAAATGTCCCAGGAG CTTTGCACCTTAAAGAAGGAGAAGCTGCATGACATGCATCGGGTGGAGGAGCTGGAGAGAAGCTTATCCCAACTCAAACACCAGATGG CTGAACCCCAGCCCCCGGAGCGCCCAGCAGTGCCCGCTGAGGAGGAGCTGCAGCACCTGAGGAAGGAACTAGAGAGGGTGTCAGCAGAGCTCCAGGCCCACGTGGAAAACCATCAACAC aacaatgagaacaaggGAGCACTGTACTTGGAGATGCAAGTCGAAGAGCTGCAGGAGAAGCTGGGCCAGGTGAATGAGACAGGAACCTCGATCCAGAAGGAACCAGAGGCAGCGGTCCCAGCCCCAGGGACTGGGGGCGAGTCTGTAAGTGGGGAGACCCCCCAGGCCCTGCAGGAAGTCATGGAGAAGCTGGAG AGCGGCCTTATGGACCTCCTGGAGGAGAAGGCGGACCTGAGGGAGCGTGTGGAGAAACTAGAACATCGATTCACGCAGTACTGGAGGGAGAGATGCCATCA gaaaattaaacaacttataACGGAGCCAGAGGGCCGTGCCACAGAGGCCACACCGGGAGGAGGACATCATCAGGCTGGCCCAAGACGACGAGATGAAG GTGGAGCTGCTAGAGCTGCAGGAGTTGCTGTTGCGGCTGGTGCTGACCGCAACAAAGGGCACAGAAAATTCCTGGCCGCTGCCCAGAGCCCTGATAATGAGCCCGGTCCAGAAGCCCCACCCCCCCAGGAGCTTGGGGCTGCCCACAAGCTTGGTG ATCTTTGTGAGCTGAGCCTCAGCGTCAGCGCCGAGACTGGGCAAGGAGAGGCCAGGGAGGGGTCTCCCCACGACAACCCCACTGCACAGCCCATCACGCAGGAGCACCAGGAGCACCAGGAGCACCCAGGCTTGGGCAGCAACCGCTGCGTGCCGTTCTTTTGCTGGGCTTGGCTGCGGAGAAGAAGGAGATAA